In a single window of the Amycolatopsis sp. cg5 genome:
- a CDS encoding type 1 glutamine amidotransferase domain-containing protein has product MPTALIPVPSRDSDPSEVAVSWRVLTDAGHRVVFATPDGAKASCDELMVTGEGLDLWGAVPALRRFPLLGRVLRADPVARSAHAALVDDPAWNSPIRWPEIDIAAVDGLLLPGGHRARGMREYLESPVLRAAVVAAFRRGLPVAAVCHGVLLAARSVDPETGRSVLHGRKTTALTWALERKAWQVARVTRFWDRDYYRTYREEPGQPDGYMSVQQEVTRALAAPSDFLDTADPVQRSGRVRDRLDDERPAFVVEDGQYVSARWPGDVHTFAKRFAAKLQA; this is encoded by the coding sequence ATGCCGACCGCGCTCATTCCGGTGCCGTCCCGCGACTCCGACCCGTCCGAGGTCGCGGTCAGCTGGCGCGTGCTCACCGACGCCGGGCACCGCGTCGTCTTCGCGACGCCGGACGGAGCCAAGGCGAGCTGTGACGAGCTGATGGTGACCGGCGAGGGCCTCGACCTCTGGGGCGCCGTTCCGGCGCTGCGCCGTTTTCCCTTGCTGGGCCGCGTACTGCGTGCCGACCCGGTCGCCAGGTCCGCTCACGCCGCGCTGGTGGACGATCCGGCGTGGAACTCGCCGATCCGGTGGCCGGAGATCGACATCGCGGCCGTCGACGGGCTGCTGCTGCCCGGCGGGCATCGCGCCCGCGGCATGCGCGAGTACCTGGAGAGCCCGGTACTGCGGGCGGCCGTCGTGGCCGCGTTCCGGCGCGGGCTCCCGGTCGCCGCGGTCTGTCACGGCGTGCTGCTCGCCGCGCGCAGTGTCGACCCGGAAACCGGTCGGTCCGTGCTGCACGGCCGGAAGACGACGGCGCTGACCTGGGCGCTGGAGCGCAAGGCCTGGCAGGTCGCCAGGGTGACCCGCTTCTGGGACCGCGACTACTACCGCACCTACCGCGAGGAGCCAGGCCAGCCCGACGGGTACATGTCGGTTCAGCAGGAGGTCACCAGGGCGCTCGCCGCCCCGTCGGACTTCCTCGACACGGCGGACCCCGTCCAGCGCAGCGGCCGCGTCCGTGATCGTCTCGATGACGAGCGCCCCGCCTTCGTCGTCGAAGACGGCCAGTACGTCTCCGCGCGCTGGCCGGGCGACGTCCACACCTTCGCGAAGCGGTTCGCCGCGAAACTCCAGGCCTGA
- a CDS encoding sensor histidine kinase encodes MPGSGGRERSHGVVVAATLAFGVTLGFLAVIIKTSDPNHSALDTALSTTTGFLYLGAGATAYARRPSNRIGLLMTLVGLLFFTEDFKLSTNPVLFTIGMLFTSASSPAVVHLVLAFPDGTLKSRWERLLVVSTYVVAFGCALAIMLFNDSRGLTPPREPNLLLITSDDGVALVFQQALTVIGTLIAAGVVVVLIYRWATGKLPQRKLLTPVLAIALIGAITSAVGGLFGPLGPAGPAVQNLYRITFCLWPLAFLLGVLRARVGSAELARLLADRDEGRLTALVKDDAVWQDSHSYDALTAAAGLVRDNQRLAAELEKQLAEVRESRARIVSASDNERRRVERDLHDGAQQRLVSVLLSVRMARQRFDGSLTPELDEVLTSTATELQVAITELRELARGIRPRILTEDGLMPAIRSLAERVPLIIQLHLGEIPRLPDPVELTAYFVVSEALTNTLKHARASRVSIEVVVDGEVLRLEVTDDGVGCAELNVDGTGLSNLRDRVRALDGELIVHSAAKAGTSVLAAIPLGS; translated from the coding sequence GTGCCGGGGAGCGGGGGTCGAGAGCGATCGCACGGCGTCGTGGTCGCCGCCACCCTCGCCTTCGGGGTGACGCTCGGCTTCCTCGCGGTGATCATCAAGACCAGCGACCCCAACCATTCGGCGCTCGACACGGCGCTGTCGACGACCACGGGGTTCCTCTATCTCGGCGCGGGCGCGACGGCGTACGCGAGGCGGCCGTCGAACCGCATCGGGCTGCTGATGACGCTGGTCGGGCTGCTGTTCTTCACCGAGGACTTCAAGCTCTCGACCAACCCGGTCCTGTTCACCATCGGCATGCTGTTCACCAGCGCTTCGAGCCCGGCGGTCGTGCATCTGGTGCTGGCGTTCCCCGACGGGACGCTCAAGTCGCGCTGGGAACGCCTGCTCGTGGTCAGCACCTACGTCGTCGCCTTCGGGTGCGCGCTGGCGATCATGCTCTTCAACGACTCACGGGGCCTCACCCCGCCACGCGAGCCGAACCTGCTGCTGATCACCTCGGACGACGGCGTGGCGCTGGTGTTCCAGCAGGCCCTGACCGTGATCGGCACGCTCATCGCGGCCGGCGTGGTCGTGGTGCTGATCTACCGCTGGGCGACCGGCAAGCTGCCGCAGCGCAAGCTGCTCACCCCGGTGCTGGCGATCGCGCTGATCGGCGCCATCACGTCCGCGGTCGGTGGCCTGTTCGGTCCGCTCGGCCCGGCCGGTCCGGCCGTCCAGAACCTCTACCGGATCACGTTCTGCCTGTGGCCGCTGGCCTTCCTGCTCGGGGTGCTGCGGGCCCGCGTCGGGTCGGCCGAGCTGGCCAGGCTGCTCGCCGACCGCGACGAGGGCAGGCTGACCGCGCTCGTCAAGGACGACGCCGTCTGGCAGGACAGCCATTCGTACGACGCGCTGACCGCAGCGGCCGGGCTGGTGCGCGACAACCAGCGCCTCGCCGCGGAGCTGGAGAAGCAGCTCGCCGAGGTCCGTGAATCGCGGGCGCGGATCGTGTCGGCCAGTGACAACGAACGACGGCGGGTCGAACGCGACCTGCACGACGGCGCGCAGCAGCGGCTGGTGAGTGTGCTGCTCAGCGTGCGGATGGCGCGCCAGCGGTTCGACGGGTCGCTCACCCCGGAACTCGACGAGGTGCTCACCTCGACCGCCACCGAGTTGCAGGTCGCGATCACCGAACTCCGTGAGCTCGCCAGAGGAATCCGGCCGCGCATCCTGACCGAGGACGGCCTGATGCCCGCCATCCGTTCGCTGGCCGAGCGGGTTCCGTTGATCATCCAGCTGCACCTCGGCGAGATACCCCGGCTGCCCGACCCGGTCGAGCTGACCGCCTACTTCGTCGTTTCGGAAGCGCTGACGAACACTCTCAAGCACGCGCGGGCGTCGCGAGTTTCGATCGAGGTGGTCGTCGACGGCGAGGTGCTGCGGCTGGAGGTCACCGACGACGGTGTCGGCTGCGCGGAGCTGAACGTCGACGGCACCGGCCTGAGCAACCTGCGCGACCGGGTGCGCGCGCTCGACGGGGAGCTGATCGTGCACAGCGCGGCCAAGGCCGGGACCAGCGTCCTCGCCGCGATCCCGCTGGGGTCGTGA
- a CDS encoding ABC transporter substrate-binding protein, with protein MRKNRTRLLTTTLAALALSAGLSACTRADSDPAPAAASQNTAAAEVRIGYFPNVTHAPALIGVKKDFFKKELGSTKLTTQTFNAGPDEVNALLGNSLDVAFIGSGPAINAFTKSKGTIQLVSGAVSGGAQLVVKPEITSADQLKGKTVATPQLGNTQDVALKKYLSENKLTDQVKITNLDNPKTLDAFKKGEVDGGWLPEPWASRLVQDAGAKVLVDEKALWPGGRFPSTVVIVRSEFLQQHPDTVRAIIKGESAAIDWAGANQAEAKTTVNDALKELAGSSLSAAVLDRAFGNIELGLDPVSGQFGQLAKDSVTAGVVKTVADLKGFADFGPLNEVLKAAGKPAVEPAGLTK; from the coding sequence GTGCGTAAGAACCGAACTCGACTGCTGACCACCACACTCGCCGCATTGGCGCTGTCGGCAGGCCTAAGCGCGTGTACGCGTGCGGACAGCGACCCCGCTCCCGCCGCCGCGAGCCAGAACACCGCCGCGGCCGAGGTCCGCATCGGGTACTTCCCGAACGTGACGCACGCACCCGCGCTGATCGGGGTGAAGAAGGACTTCTTCAAGAAGGAACTCGGCAGCACCAAGCTCACCACCCAGACCTTCAACGCGGGCCCCGACGAGGTCAACGCGCTGCTCGGCAACTCGCTCGACGTCGCGTTCATCGGCTCCGGCCCGGCCATCAACGCCTTCACCAAGTCCAAGGGCACCATTCAGCTCGTCTCGGGCGCGGTGTCCGGCGGCGCCCAGCTGGTCGTCAAGCCCGAGATCACCTCGGCCGACCAGCTCAAGGGCAAGACCGTCGCGACCCCGCAGCTCGGCAACACCCAGGACGTCGCGCTCAAGAAGTACCTGTCGGAGAACAAGCTGACCGACCAGGTCAAGATCACCAACCTGGACAACCCCAAGACGCTCGACGCGTTCAAGAAGGGCGAGGTCGACGGCGGCTGGCTGCCGGAGCCGTGGGCCTCGCGCCTGGTGCAGGACGCGGGCGCCAAGGTGCTCGTCGACGAGAAGGCGCTGTGGCCGGGTGGCCGGTTCCCGTCCACCGTCGTCATCGTGCGCAGTGAGTTCCTGCAGCAGCACCCGGACACCGTCCGCGCCATCATCAAGGGCGAGTCGGCCGCGATCGACTGGGCCGGCGCCAACCAGGCCGAGGCCAAGACCACGGTCAACGACGCGCTGAAGGAACTCGCGGGCAGCTCGCTGAGCGCGGCCGTGCTCGACCGCGCGTTCGGCAACATCGAGCTCGGCCTCGACCCCGTCTCGGGTCAGTTCGGCCAGCTCGCCAAGGACTCGGTGACCGCGGGCGTCGTCAAGACCGTCGCCGACCTCAAGGGCTTCGCCGACTTCGGTCCGCTCAACGAAGTGCTCAAGGCCGCTGGAAAACCCGCCGTGGAACCCGCCGGACTGACCAAGTAG
- a CDS encoding ABC transporter ATP-binding protein: MSATLASLPQTAAGTAVELTGVRKVFGKSGRAVTALDGLDLKVAPGEFVCLLGASGCGKSTLLNLVAGLDKPTEGAIKLTTSRPAVMFQEAALMPWLTAARNVELPLRLAGFGRAERKEKAAELLDLVRLGGVGSKRPHELSGGMRQRVALARALAATLRVDGQPEQALLLMDEPFAALDAITRDVMQGELLRVYRSTGTAVLFVTHDVREAVRLGQRVVLLSSRPGRVVQEWDTRLDDESLTDEITVRLREVISTHAAA, from the coding sequence ATGAGCGCGACACTCGCAAGCCTGCCCCAAACCGCTGCCGGCACCGCGGTCGAACTCACCGGTGTGCGCAAGGTCTTCGGCAAGTCCGGCCGCGCGGTCACCGCGCTCGACGGACTTGACCTGAAGGTCGCGCCCGGCGAGTTCGTCTGCCTGCTCGGCGCGTCCGGCTGTGGCAAGAGCACGTTGCTGAACCTGGTCGCCGGGCTCGACAAGCCGACCGAAGGCGCCATCAAGCTCACCACCTCGCGGCCGGCGGTGATGTTCCAGGAAGCCGCGCTCATGCCGTGGCTGACGGCCGCCCGCAACGTCGAGCTGCCGCTGCGCCTGGCCGGTTTCGGCCGCGCCGAGCGCAAGGAGAAGGCCGCCGAGCTGCTCGACCTCGTCCGGCTGGGCGGGGTCGGGTCGAAGCGCCCGCACGAGCTGTCCGGCGGCATGCGCCAGCGCGTCGCGCTCGCCAGGGCGCTGGCCGCGACGCTGCGGGTCGACGGCCAGCCGGAGCAGGCGCTGCTGCTGATGGACGAGCCGTTCGCCGCGCTCGACGCGATCACCCGCGACGTCATGCAGGGTGAGCTGCTGCGCGTCTACCGCAGCACCGGCACCGCCGTGCTGTTCGTGACCCACGACGTCCGCGAGGCCGTCCGCCTGGGTCAGCGCGTCGTCCTGCTCTCCTCGCGGCCCGGCCGGGTCGTGCAGGAGTGGGACACCCGGCTCGACGACGAGAGCCTCACCGACGAGATCACGGTCAGGCTCCGAGAGGTGATCAGCACCCATGCCGCAGCTTGA
- a CDS encoding ABC transporter permease: MPQLDRSADLSAVEAGLDALDTPTTQRGERTVVRFARTALPPLVAFGLFIALWQALWAAAIWPEFQLPAPLAVWDEFWSGVADAKVFGYVWTSVHRAVLGFAVAVLIGTPLGLLVAKVRLVRAAIGPLLSGLQSLPSVAWVPAAILWFGINDAAIYFVVLLGSVPSIANGLVGGIDQIPPILPRVGQVMGAGKLASARHILLPAALPGFLAGLKQGWAFSWRSLMAAELIALSPQLGIGLGAYLNQGSSFNDMPTVMAAIFLILLVGVGIELIVFRPIEKAVLRSRGLGGF; this comes from the coding sequence ATGCCGCAGCTTGACCGCTCCGCCGATCTTTCGGCGGTCGAGGCAGGCCTGGACGCGCTCGACACCCCGACCACCCAGCGCGGCGAGCGGACCGTGGTGCGGTTCGCCCGCACCGCGCTGCCGCCGCTGGTGGCGTTCGGGCTGTTCATCGCGCTCTGGCAGGCACTGTGGGCGGCGGCGATCTGGCCGGAGTTCCAGCTGCCCGCGCCGCTCGCGGTGTGGGACGAGTTCTGGAGCGGGGTGGCCGACGCCAAGGTCTTCGGCTACGTCTGGACGTCGGTGCACCGCGCGGTGCTCGGGTTCGCCGTCGCGGTGCTGATCGGCACGCCCCTCGGCCTGCTCGTGGCCAAGGTCCGCCTGGTCCGCGCGGCCATCGGCCCGCTGCTTTCGGGCCTGCAGAGCCTGCCTTCGGTCGCCTGGGTGCCCGCCGCGATCCTGTGGTTCGGCATCAACGACGCCGCGATCTACTTCGTCGTGCTGCTCGGCTCCGTGCCGTCCATCGCCAACGGCCTGGTCGGCGGCATCGACCAGATCCCGCCGATCCTGCCGAGGGTCGGCCAGGTGATGGGCGCCGGGAAGCTGGCTTCGGCGCGGCACATCCTGCTACCGGCCGCACTGCCCGGCTTCCTGGCCGGGCTGAAGCAGGGCTGGGCGTTCTCGTGGCGTTCGCTGATGGCCGCGGAACTCATCGCGCTGTCTCCGCAGCTGGGAATCGGGCTCGGCGCCTACCTGAACCAGGGTTCGTCGTTCAACGACATGCCGACGGTGATGGCCGCGATCTTCCTGATTTTGCTGGTCGGCGTCGGTATCGAGCTGATCGTGTTCCGGCCGATCGAGAAGGCGGTGCTCAGGTCCCGGGGACTTGGCGGATTCTAG
- a CDS encoding acyl-ACP desaturase: protein MALEPTTRLMLDLESTVEENLNRHLVSAKEWMPHEYVPWSEGRNFADLGGEAWDPEQSKVSPIARTSLEVNLLTEDNLPSYHREIERAFGRDGAWGTWVHRWTAEEGRHGIAIRDYLLVTRAVDPVELERARMQVMQTGYDSGDKPLLHVMAYVSFQELATRLSHRNTGRYTEDPFCEKLLARVATDENLHMVFYRNLVTASLQLQPDEMMRAITDEVVGFAMPGHIIPSFVRKAALIAKAGIYDLRIHHDDVIWPLLRHWKVFELEGLGEVGETARDELAKFLENLDAQATRFEDRRATMLEREAARRS from the coding sequence ATGGCCCTTGAGCCGACGACCCGCCTGATGCTCGACCTCGAATCGACGGTCGAGGAGAACCTGAACCGCCACCTGGTCTCGGCCAAGGAATGGATGCCGCACGAGTACGTCCCGTGGAGCGAGGGGCGCAACTTCGCCGACCTCGGCGGCGAGGCGTGGGACCCGGAGCAGTCGAAGGTCTCGCCGATCGCGCGGACCTCGCTCGAGGTCAACCTGCTGACCGAGGACAACCTGCCCAGCTACCACCGCGAGATCGAGCGCGCCTTCGGCCGCGACGGCGCCTGGGGCACCTGGGTGCACCGTTGGACCGCCGAGGAAGGCCGCCACGGCATCGCCATCCGCGACTACCTGCTGGTCACCAGGGCCGTCGACCCGGTCGAGCTGGAGCGCGCCCGCATGCAGGTCATGCAGACCGGCTACGACAGCGGCGACAAGCCGTTGCTGCACGTCATGGCGTACGTGTCGTTCCAGGAACTCGCGACCCGCCTGTCCCACCGCAACACCGGCCGGTACACCGAGGACCCGTTCTGCGAGAAGCTCCTCGCGCGCGTCGCGACGGACGAGAACCTGCACATGGTCTTCTACCGCAACCTGGTGACGGCTTCGCTGCAGCTTCAGCCCGACGAGATGATGCGCGCGATCACCGACGAGGTCGTCGGCTTCGCGATGCCGGGGCACATCATCCCGAGCTTCGTGCGCAAGGCCGCGCTGATCGCCAAGGCGGGCATCTACGACCTGCGCATCCACCACGACGACGTGATCTGGCCGCTTTTGCGCCACTGGAAGGTCTTCGAGCTCGAAGGCCTCGGCGAGGTCGGCGAGACCGCGCGCGACGAGCTCGCCAAGTTCCTCGAGAACCTCGACGCGCAGGCCACCCGCTTCGAAGACCGCCGCGCCACGATGCTGGAGCGCGAAGCCGCCCGAAGGTCGTGA
- a CDS encoding cytochrome P450, translating into MPLLDFTSTDMYPALDRLRTEEPVHWSPELNSWAITRYANIAAALRDPRLGSGSMTELIDRLPEADRLRLKPLRDSINLWMGGTDPTAHKRMQRVIKRYFMSRELMAALRPRVQEITDELLDELIPRGGCEIVDDLAYPLPARVMAEMLGIPEKDRDLLPRWSRDITAVFSQIDVPKLLESQQSIVEMSDYLREVVADRRRQPREDLISLLVAAHDKGDIVSEDEILANCVLLLFAGHETTGGLISAGLNLLLRHPDQLKALRADMTLLPGAIEEMLRVDGPASLTTRFSKEPVVIHGQEIDADQHLYLVLAAANRDPEYFDDPTRFDITRTGNRHLSFGQGLRYCLGATLARLEAEICFTSLFDRVDEITPHPDGATRERRGPFVSAVTAVPVTFG; encoded by the coding sequence GTGCCTCTTCTGGACTTCACCTCCACTGACATGTATCCCGCGCTCGACCGGCTGCGCACGGAAGAACCGGTCCACTGGAGCCCGGAGCTGAACTCGTGGGCGATCACCCGCTACGCCAACATCGCCGCCGCGCTCCGCGATCCCCGGCTGGGTTCGGGCAGCATGACCGAGCTGATCGACCGGCTCCCCGAAGCGGATCGGCTGCGGCTGAAGCCGTTGCGCGACTCGATCAACCTGTGGATGGGTGGCACCGATCCGACCGCCCACAAGCGGATGCAACGGGTGATCAAGCGGTACTTCATGTCCCGCGAGCTGATGGCGGCGCTGCGCCCGCGCGTCCAGGAGATCACCGACGAGCTGCTGGACGAGCTGATCCCGCGCGGCGGCTGCGAAATCGTCGACGACCTGGCTTATCCGCTGCCCGCGCGCGTGATGGCCGAAATGCTCGGCATCCCCGAAAAGGACCGCGACCTGCTGCCGCGCTGGTCGCGTGACATCACCGCGGTGTTCAGCCAGATCGACGTGCCCAAGCTCCTCGAAAGCCAGCAGAGCATCGTCGAGATGTCGGACTACCTCCGCGAGGTCGTCGCGGACCGGCGTCGACAGCCCCGCGAAGACCTGATCAGCCTCCTGGTCGCCGCGCACGACAAGGGCGACATCGTCAGCGAAGACGAGATACTGGCCAACTGCGTGCTGCTGCTGTTCGCCGGGCACGAGACCACCGGCGGCCTGATCAGCGCGGGCCTGAACCTGCTGCTGCGGCACCCGGATCAGCTGAAGGCGCTCCGCGCGGACATGACGCTGCTGCCCGGCGCCATCGAGGAGATGCTGCGCGTCGACGGCCCGGCCTCGCTCACCACGCGGTTCTCGAAGGAACCGGTCGTGATCCACGGCCAGGAGATCGACGCGGACCAGCACCTCTACCTCGTGCTCGCCGCCGCCAACCGCGACCCCGAGTACTTCGACGACCCGACGCGGTTCGACATCACCCGCACCGGCAACCGCCACCTGTCGTTCGGGCAGGGCCTGCGCTACTGCCTCGGCGCCACGCTCGCCCGGCTGGAGGCCGAGATCTGCTTCACCTCACTGTTCGACAGGGTGGACGAAATCACGCCACACCCGGACGGAGCCACCCGCGAACGGCGCGGCCCCTTCGTCAGCGCGGTCACCGCGGTCCCGGTCACCTTCGGCTAG
- a CDS encoding DEAD/DEAH box helicase → MNAFAELGLPTTLVTALSAQGIDTPFPIQAATLPHSLEGRDVLGRGRTGSGKTYAFVLPVLARLSQGPTRRKPFRPRALILAPTRELVTQIEASIAPLAKALQLKVTTIFGGVSPNPQITALRDGVDIVVACPGRLLDHMQSGNAKLDNIDITVLDEADHMADLGFLPAVRRLLDQTPPRGQRLLFSATLDAGVDVLVKRFMNDPVTHSVDSAQSPVDAMTHHVLHVEETHRFPVLVDLTAAPGRTLVFTRTKHRAKALTRKLNANGVSAVELHGNLGQNARTRNLAAFTDGTAKTLVATDIAARGIHVDDVTLVIHHDPPVEHKAYLHRSGRTARAGASGTVITLMTDEQVADVRDLARKAGIKPTTTQLGPGHPLLAELAPGERKFATVKQATNRTMPKQVSASGKALPEKDEKKPRRGGAPGRGRGRAGQPQSQDQPRRGGQPRRGGSGGGAQGESRRGGAAGQSSRGASSGQAARGSSSGQPSRRGTAAGSGQGQAKGRGQSGGGAPARRGGAAAFSSGTRAGSRRTGR, encoded by the coding sequence ATGAACGCATTCGCTGAACTCGGCCTGCCCACGACGCTGGTCACCGCGCTGTCCGCCCAGGGCATCGACACCCCGTTCCCGATCCAGGCGGCCACGCTGCCGCACTCGCTCGAAGGCCGCGACGTGCTCGGCCGCGGCCGCACCGGCTCCGGCAAGACCTACGCCTTCGTGCTGCCCGTGCTCGCCCGCCTGTCCCAGGGCCCGACGCGGCGCAAGCCGTTCCGCCCGCGCGCGCTGATCCTCGCGCCGACCCGCGAGCTGGTCACCCAGATCGAGGCGTCCATCGCCCCGCTGGCGAAGGCGCTGCAGCTCAAGGTCACCACGATCTTCGGCGGCGTCAGCCCGAACCCGCAGATCACCGCGCTGCGTGACGGCGTCGACATCGTCGTCGCCTGCCCCGGCCGTTTGCTCGACCACATGCAGAGCGGCAACGCGAAGCTCGACAACATCGACATCACCGTGCTCGACGAGGCCGACCACATGGCCGACCTCGGCTTCCTGCCCGCCGTGCGCCGCCTGCTCGACCAGACGCCGCCGCGCGGCCAGCGCCTGCTGTTCTCCGCGACGCTCGATGCCGGCGTCGACGTGCTGGTCAAGCGCTTCATGAACGACCCGGTCACGCACAGCGTCGACTCGGCCCAGTCGCCGGTCGACGCGATGACCCACCACGTGCTGCACGTCGAGGAGACCCACCGGTTCCCGGTGCTGGTCGACCTGACCGCCGCGCCCGGCCGCACGCTGGTGTTCACCCGCACCAAGCACCGCGCGAAGGCGCTCACCCGCAAGCTCAACGCGAACGGTGTCTCGGCCGTCGAGCTGCACGGCAACCTCGGCCAGAACGCCCGCACCCGCAACCTCGCCGCGTTCACCGACGGCACGGCGAAGACGCTGGTCGCCACCGACATCGCGGCGCGCGGCATCCACGTCGACGACGTCACGCTGGTCATCCACCACGACCCGCCCGTCGAGCACAAGGCGTACCTGCACCGCTCCGGCCGCACCGCCCGCGCGGGCGCCAGCGGCACGGTCATCACGCTGATGACCGACGAGCAGGTCGCCGACGTCCGCGACCTCGCGCGCAAGGCGGGCATCAAGCCGACCACCACGCAGCTCGGCCCCGGTCACCCGCTGCTCGCGGAGCTCGCGCCCGGCGAGCGCAAGTTCGCCACCGTCAAGCAGGCGACGAACCGGACCATGCCCAAGCAGGTCTCGGCCAGCGGCAAGGCACTGCCCGAGAAGGACGAAAAGAAGCCACGCCGTGGCGGCGCACCTGGCCGCGGCCGTGGTCGCGCCGGTCAGCCGCAGTCGCAGGACCAGCCGCGTCGCGGTGGCCAGCCTCGCCGCGGCGGCTCCGGCGGCGGCGCGCAGGGCGAGTCCCGGCGCGGTGGCGCGGCCGGTCAGTCTTCGCGTGGCGCCTCTTCGGGCCAGGCGGCTCGCGGTTCCTCGTCCGGCCAGCCTTCGCGTCGTGGCACCGCGGCCGGTTCCGGCCAGGGCCAGGCGAAGGGCCGTGGCCAGTCCGGCGGCGGCGCACCCGCTCGCCGCGGCGGCGCGGCGGCGTTCTCGTCGGGCACCCGCGCGGGCTCCCGCCGCACCGGCCGCTGA
- a CDS encoding acyl-CoA dehydrogenase, translating into MLLNPNGYDPQRFDPETRRLLRATIDWFESRGKRKLVADYHDKTFYADFLEFAGKEGLFSTFFTPAANADGNPDKRWDTSRVAELSEILGFYGLNYWYPMQVTVLGLGPVWQSGNEVARKRAAEALQAGGVAAFGLSEKEHGADIYSSDLVLTPDGDGGYRANGSKYYIGNGNCAGTVSVFGRIDGVEGQDQYVFFYADSNHPNYHVVKNVVPSQMYVAEFRLDDYSVHAEDILHTGADAFSAALNTVNIGKFNLCFGGIGMATHSLYEAITHAHNRVLYGKPVTDFPHVRREFVDAYARLTAMKLFSDRAVDYFRTASPDDRRYLLFNPITKMKVTTEAQKVIGLVADVVAAKGFEADTYLAMAKNDIDGLPKLEGTVAVNLALIAKFMPAYLFAPESYEPVPTRSDATDDEFLFRQGPARGLSKVRFHDWREAYTKASAIPNVARFAEQAEALVGILTQATPDEAQQADLDFGLALTELFTLVVYGQLILEQAELVGLDAAVVDQIFATFVQDFSAAAVELHGKSSSTDKQQELALAAIRKPVVDAERFESVWARVRDLSGAYEMNA; encoded by the coding sequence ATGTTGCTGAACCCGAATGGCTACGACCCGCAGCGGTTCGACCCGGAAACGCGGCGCCTGCTGCGCGCGACCATCGACTGGTTCGAGTCGCGCGGCAAGCGCAAGCTCGTCGCGGACTACCACGACAAGACCTTCTACGCGGACTTCCTGGAGTTCGCAGGCAAGGAAGGCCTGTTCTCGACCTTCTTCACGCCCGCGGCCAACGCCGACGGCAACCCCGACAAGCGCTGGGACACCAGCCGCGTCGCGGAGCTCTCGGAGATCCTCGGCTTCTACGGCCTGAACTACTGGTACCCGATGCAGGTGACCGTGCTCGGCCTCGGCCCGGTGTGGCAGAGCGGCAACGAGGTCGCCCGCAAGCGCGCGGCGGAAGCGTTGCAGGCCGGGGGAGTGGCGGCGTTCGGACTGTCCGAAAAGGAGCATGGCGCCGACATCTATTCGTCGGATCTGGTGCTCACGCCGGACGGCGACGGCGGCTACCGGGCCAACGGCTCGAAGTACTACATCGGCAACGGCAACTGCGCGGGCACCGTTTCGGTGTTCGGCCGCATCGACGGCGTCGAGGGCCAGGACCAGTACGTCTTCTTCTACGCCGACTCGAATCACCCGAACTACCACGTGGTCAAGAACGTGGTGCCGTCGCAGATGTACGTCGCCGAGTTCCGGCTCGACGACTACTCGGTGCACGCCGAGGACATCCTGCACACCGGCGCCGACGCGTTCAGCGCGGCGCTGAACACGGTCAACATCGGCAAGTTCAACCTGTGCTTCGGCGGCATCGGCATGGCGACGCACTCGCTGTACGAAGCCATCACGCACGCGCACAACCGGGTGCTGTACGGCAAGCCGGTCACCGATTTCCCCCACGTGCGCAGGGAATTCGTCGACGCGTACGCGCGGCTGACGGCGATGAAGCTGTTCTCCGACCGCGCCGTCGACTACTTCCGCACCGCGAGCCCCGACGACCGCCGGTACCTGCTGTTCAACCCGATCACCAAGATGAAGGTGACCACCGAGGCGCAGAAGGTCATCGGCCTGGTCGCGGATGTGGTGGCGGCCAAGGGTTTCGAGGCTGACACGTACCTCGCGATGGCCAAGAACGACATCGACGGCCTGCCCAAGCTGGAGGGCACGGTCGCGGTGAACCTGGCGCTGATCGCCAAGTTCATGCCCGCGTACCTGTTCGCGCCCGAGTCCTACGAACCGGTTCCGACGCGTTCGGACGCTACGGACGACGAGTTCCTGTTCCGCCAGGGCCCGGCGCGCGGCCTGTCGAAGGTCCGGTTCCACGACTGGCGCGAGGCGTACACCAAGGCGTCGGCCATCCCGAACGTCGCCAGGTTCGCCGAGCAGGCCGAGGCGCTGGTCGGCATCCTCACCCAGGCCACGCCGGACGAGGCGCAGCAGGCCGACCTCGACTTCGGCCTCGCGCTGACCGAGCTGTTCACGCTGGTCGTGTACGGGCAGCTGATCCTGGAGCAGGCCGAGCTGGTGGGTCTCGACGCCGCTGTGGTCGACCAGATCTTCGCGACCTTCGTGCAGGACTTCAGCGCGGCCGCGGTCGAGTTGCACGGCAAGTCCAGCTCGACGGACAAGCAGCAGGAGCTCGCGCTCGCCGCGATCCGCAAGCCGGTCGTGGACGCCGAGCGCTTCGAGTCGGTCTGGGCGCGCGTGCGCGACCTGTCCGGCGCCTACGAGATGAACGCCTAG